The following proteins come from a genomic window of Chiroxiphia lanceolata isolate bChiLan1 chromosome 16, bChiLan1.pri, whole genome shotgun sequence:
- the MSRB1 gene encoding methionine-R-sulfoxide reductase B1, translated as MSFCSFLGGEVFKDHFQPGIYVCAKCGHELFSSRAKYEHSSPWPAFTETLRGDSVAKREERPGALKVTCGKCGNGLGHEFLNDGPKRGQSRFUIFSSSLKFVPKGKADNDLKEK; from the exons ATgtccttctgctccttcctgggGGGAGAGGTGTTCAAGGACCACTTCCAGCCGG gcatCTACGTGTGTGCCAAGTGTGGCCATGAGCTGTTCTCCAGCCGGGCCAAGTACGAGCACTCCTCGCCCTGGCCGGCCTTCACCGAGACCCTGCGCGGGGACAGCGTGGCCAAGCGGGAGGAGCGCCCGGGGGCTCTCAAG GTCACTTGTGGCAAGTGCGGCAACGGACTGGGCCACGAATTCCTCAATGATGGGCCCAAGCGGGGCCAGTCCCGCTTCTGAATATTCAGCAGCTCGCTGAAGTTCGTCCCAAAAG GTAAAGCTGACAATGACCTGAAGGAGAAGTAA